From Pleurodeles waltl isolate 20211129_DDA chromosome 1_1, aPleWal1.hap1.20221129, whole genome shotgun sequence, a single genomic window includes:
- the LOC138288790 gene encoding probable N-acetyltransferase CML1, with amino-acid sequence MTTCRIRTFKDEDHKIVRQMIAVNLDGLVPLLVKHSLGLPWTKVFLLAVPLGLFIFCRSVILSIASVGILLAFLWYGSCQVVSYFLHRFLDGDMKDIQRSYMQKRGACFWVAESDGEVVGFVAANAAREKELELKRLNVSEKHWRRGIGKSLCQTLINFAKEEGYEAVVLESIIVHYSAHILYQKLGFHRTYSYVPPYFFLRVMNCIILGFRYDIPK; translated from the coding sequence ATGACCACCTGCCGCATTAGGACATTTAAGGATGAGGATCACAAGATTGTCCGTCAAATGATTGCTGTTAACCTAGATGGACTAGTTCCTCTGCTAGTTAAACATTCTTTGGGACTTCCCTGGACTAAGGTCTTCCTTCTGGCTGTCCCCCTCGGACTCTTCATATTCTGTAGGTCAGTCATCCTTTCTATCGCGTCAGTGGGAATTCTGTTAGCATTTCTCTGGTACGGATCATGCCAAGTGGTCAGCTATTTCCTCCATCGCTTCCTGGATGGAGACATGAAAGACATCCAGAGGTCCTACATGCAGAAGAGGGGAGCCTGTTTCTGGGTGGCCGAGTCTGATGGGGAAGTTGTGGGCTTTGTGGCAGCAAATGCCGCTCGAGAGAAGGAATTGGAGCTGAAGCGTTTGAACGTGAGTGAGAAGCACTGGCGACGAGGAATTGGCAAATCCTTGTGCCAAACACTGATCAACTTTGCCAAGGAAGAAGGCTATGAGGCAGTGGTCTTGGAATCAATCATTGTGCATTACTCTGCACACATTTTATATCAGAAGTTGGGGTTCCATAGAACATATAGTTATGTTCCACCTTATTTCTTCTTGAGAGTGATGAATTGTATAATTCTCGGTTTTAGATATGACATTCCAAAGTAA